The following proteins are encoded in a genomic region of Nakaseomyces glabratus chromosome J, complete sequence:
- a CDS encoding uncharacterized protein (CAGL0J06380g~Ortholog(s) have ATPase inhibitor activity, role in negative regulation of ATPase activity and mitochondrion, nucleus localization), translated as MLRLNAINTLKQSKSVTPACQTAMRRYSNIPPPVGGFSSTGQSDTFNKREKAAEDYFIKQHEKEQLKNLREQLKHHKEQLQDLEEKIEKITKN; from the coding sequence ATGCTACGTTTAAACGCTATAAATACTTTGAAGCAAAGCAAGAGTGTCACTCCAGCTTGCCAAACAGCAATGAGAAGATATTCCAACATTCCACCACCAGTAGGAGGGTTCAGTAGTACTGGCCAAAGCGACACTTTCAACAAAAGGGAGAAGGCTGCGGAAGACTATTTCATTAAACAACATGAGAAGGAACAGTTGAAGAACTTAAGGGAACAACTGAAGCACCACAAGGAGCAATTACAGGATttggaagaaaagatagaGAAGATTACCAAGAACTAA